In Canis lupus dingo isolate Sandy chromosome 33, ASM325472v2, whole genome shotgun sequence, a single genomic region encodes these proteins:
- the RUBCN gene encoding run domain Beclin-1-interacting and cysteine-rich domain-containing protein isoform X8 — protein MRPEGAGMDLGGCEERLPEASRREHWQLLGNLKTTVEGLVSANSPNVWSKYGGLERLCRDMQSILYHGLIHDQVCCRQTDYWQFVKDIRWLSPHSALHVEKFISLHENSQSSTDGVSEHAVAELWLQHSLQCHCLSAQLRPLLGDKQYIRKFYTDTAFLLSNAHVTAMLQCLEAVEQNNPRLLAQIDASMFARKHESPLLVTKSQSLTALPGSTYTPPTSHAQHSYFGSFSSLYQSVPNHGSERRSTSFSLSGPPRKPQESREHVSPAQDQAFQASLLPVSALARDSSSTPNEMSSSTLTSPLEASLVSSQNDSPSDASEGPEYLAIGNLDPRGRTASCQSHSSNAESSSSNLFSSSSSQKPDSAASSLGEQEGDGQSQLSSILRRSSFSEGQTLPATSGTKKSHTRSHSDTNIASRGAPGGPRNITIIVEDPIAESCNDKSKLRGPLPYSGQSSEVSTPSSLYMEYEGGQYLCSGEGMFRRPSEGQSLISYLSEQDFGSCADLEKENAHFSISESLIAAIELMKCNMMSQCLEEEEEEEEDSDREIQELKQKIRLRRQQIRTKNLLPVYQETEHGSFRVTSSSSQFSSRDSTQFSDSGSADEVDEFEIQDADIRRSTASHSKSFTSSQPFSHCFLHSTSAEAVAMGLLKQFEGMQLPAASELEWLVPEHDAPQKLLPIPDSLPISPDDGQHADIYKLRIRVRGNLEWAPPRPQIIFNVHPAPTRKIAVAKQNYRCAGCGIRTDPDYIKRLRYCEYLGKYFCQCCHENAQVVIPSRVLRKWDFSKYYVSNFSKDLLIKIWNDPLFNVQDINSALYRKVKLLNQVRLLRIQLYHMKNMFKTCRLAKELLDSFDTVPGHLTEDLHLYSLNDLTATRKGELGPRLAELTRAGAAHVERCMLCQAKGFICEFCQNEEDIIFPFELHKCRTCEECKACYHKACFKSGSCPRCERLQARRELLAKQSLESYMSDYEEEPTEALALEATVLEAT, from the exons GAGGGAGCACTGGCAGTTGCTGGGTAATTTGAAGACTACTGTGGAGGGTTTGGTGTCAGCCAACAGTCCGAACGTCTGGTCCAAGTATGGTGGCCTGGAGCGGCTTTGCAGGGACATGCAGAGCATCCTCTATCATGGGCTCATCCATGACCAG GTGTGTTGCCGCCAGACTGATTACTGGCAGTTTGTGAAGGACATCCGCTGGCTCAGTCCCCACTCAGCCCTTCATGTGGAGAAG TTCATCAGCTTACACGAGAATAGCCAGAGCAGCACTGATGGTGTGAGTGAGCATGCTGTTGCTGAATTGTGGCTGCAGCACAGCTTGCAGTGCCACTGTCTCTCCGCCCAGCTCCGACCACTGCTCGGGGACAAGCAGTATATCAGAAAATTCTACACAG ATACTGCTTTCCTGCTAAGCAACGCCCACGTCACGGCCATGCTCCAGTGCCTGGAAGCAGTTGAACAGAACAACCCCCGCCTCCTGGCTCAGATTGATGCATCTATG TTTGCCAGAAAGCATGAGAGCCCGCTGCTGGTAACAAAGAGCCAGAGCCTGACAGCCCTGCCTGGTTCCACATACACCCCTCCGACCAGCCATGCTCAGCATTCCTACTTTGGGTCCTTCTCTAGCCTCTACCAGTCCGTACCCAACCACGGCTCAG AAAGAAGATCTACTTCCTTTTCACTCTCTGGCCCTCCCCGAAAACCTCAAGAAAGCAGAGAGCACGTCTCACCAGCACAGGATCAAGCCTTCCAAGCCTCCCTGCTTCCAGTCTCTGCATTAGCCAGGGATTCCTCCTCAACCCCAAATGAGATGAGCTCTAGCACTCTGACCAGCCCCCTAGAAGCATCCTTGGTCAGCAGCCAGAATGATTCCCCAAGTGATGCCAGCGAGGGGCCCGAGTACTTGGCCATTGGCAACCTGGACCCCCGAGGCCGGACTGCCAGCTGTCAGAGTCACAGCAGCAATGCTGAGAGCAGCAGCTCCAACTTGTTCTCCTCCAGCAGCTCGCAGAAGCCAGATTCTGCTGCTTCTTCCCTAGGCGAGCAGGAAGGAGACGGGCAGAGCCAGCTGTCCAGCATCCTTCGCAGGTCCAGCTTCTCAGAAGGGCAGACACTCCCTGCCACCAGTGGAACAAAAAAGAGCCACACTCGCTCCCATTCGGATACCAACATTGCCTCCAGAGGAGCCCCAG GAGGCCCCAGGAATATCACCATTATAGTTGAAGATCCCATTGCAG AATCCTGCAATGATAAGTCGAAGTTGAGAGGCCCCTTGCCTTACTCTGGCCAAAGCAGTGAAGTCAGCACACCCAGCTCTCTGTACATGGAGTATG AGGGTGGTCAGTACCTGTGCTCAGGGGAGGGCATGTTCCGAAGACCATCAGAAGGACAGTCCCTCATCAGTTACCTATCGGAGCAAGACTTTGGGAGCTGTGCAGACCTGGAAAAG GAGAATGCCCACTTCAGCATCTCAGAGTCCTTGATTGCTGCCATTGAGCTAATGAAGTGCAACATGATGAGCCAGTGcctagaagaggaggaagaagaggaggaagacagcGATAGAGAGATTCAGGAACTGAAGCAGAAGATCCGCCTTCGTCGCCAGCAGATCCGCACCAAGAACCTGCTCCCCGTGTACCAGGAGACAGAGCATGGAA GCTTTCGGGTCACTTCTAGCAGCTCCCAGTTCAGCTCACGTGATTCAACACAGTTCTCTGACTCCGGCTCTGCTGATGAGGTTGACGAATTTGAAATCCAAG ATGCTGACATCAGAAGGAGCACAGCCTCACACAGCAAATCCTTCACTTCCTCCCAACCCtt CTCCCACTGCTTCCTTCACTCCACATCTGCAGAGGCAGTGGCCATGGGACTCCTGAAGCAGTTCGAAGGCATGCAACTCCCAGCTGCCTCAGAGCTAGAATGGCTAGTTCCAGAGCATGATGCCCCTCAGAAG CTCCTGCCCATCCCAGATTCACTGCCCATCTCACCAGACGACGGGCAGCACGCTGACATCTACAAGCTACGGATTCGTGTTCGTGGCAACCTGGAGTGGGCCCCACCCCGACCTCAGATCATTTTCAATGTTCATCCAGCCCCGAC GAGGAAGATCGCTGTGGCCAAGCAGAATTACCGCTGTGCCGGGTGCGGCATTCGGACTGACCCTG ATTACATCAAGCGGCTCCGGTACTGTGAGTACTTGGGCAAGTACTTCTGCCAGTGCTGCCATGAAAATGCCCAGGTGGTCATCCCCAGCCGCGTTCTGCGCAAGTGGGACTTCAGCAAGTACTATGTCAGCAATTTCTCCAAGGACCTGCTCATCAAGATCTGGAATGACCCTCTCTTCAACGTGCAGGACATCAACAGTGCCCTCTATCGGAAGGTCAAGCTGCTCAACCAAGTCCGG CTGCTGCGGATCCAGCTGTATCACATGAAGAACATGTTCAAGACATGCCGACTGGCCAAAGA GCTTCTGGATTCCTTTGACACAGTTCCCGGCCACCTGACCGAGGATCTCCACCTGTACTCACTGAATGACCTGACTGCAACCAGGAAGGGGGAGTTGGGACCCCGGCTCGCTGAGCTCACCAGGGCAGGGGCTGCCCACGTAGAGCGATGCATG ctcTGCCAAGCCAAGGGCTTCATCTGCGAGTTCTGTCAGAATGAGGAGGACATCATCTTTCCTTTTGAGCTCCATAAGTGCCGGACCTGTGAAG AATGTAAAGCGTGTTACCATAAAGCTTGCTTCAAGTCTGGAAGCTGTCCCCGGTGCGAGCGGCTGCAGGCCCGGCGGGAATTGCTGGCCAAACAGAGCCTGGAGTCTTACATGTCAGACTATGAGGAGGAACCCACTGAAGCCTTGGCCCTCGAGGCCACTGTTCTGGAGGCCACCTGA
- the RUBCN gene encoding run domain Beclin-1-interacting and cysteine-rich domain-containing protein isoform X13: MRPEGAGMDLGGCEERLPEASRREHWQLLGNLKTTVEGLVSANSPNVWSKYGGLERLCRDMQSILYHGLIHDQVCCRQTDYWQFVKDIRWLSPHSALHVEKFISLHENSQSSTDGVSEHAVAELWLQHSLQCHCLSAQLRPLLGDKQYIRKFYTDTAFLLSNAHVTAMLQCLEAVEQNNPRLLAQIDASMFARKHESPLLVTKSQSLTALPGSTYTPPTSHAQHSYFGSFSSLYQSVPNHGSERRSTSFSLSGPPRKPQESREHVSPAQDQAFQASLLPVSALARDSSSTPNEMSSSTLTSPLEASLVSSQNDSPSDASEGPEYLAIGNLDPRGRTASCQSHSSNAESSSSNLFSSSSSQKPDSAASSLGEQEGDGQSQLSSILRRSSFSEGQTLPATSGTKKSHTRSHSDTNIASRGAPGGPRNITIIVEDPIAEGGQYLCSGEGMFRRPSEGQSLISYLSEQDFGSCADLEKENAHFSISESLIAAIELMKCNMMSQCLEEEEEEEEDSDREIQELKQKIRLRRQQIRTKNLLPVYQETEHGSFRVTSSSSQFSSRDSTQFSDSGSADEVDEFEIQDADIRRSTASHSKSFTSSQPFSHCFLHSTSAEAVAMGLLKQFEGMQLPAASELEWLVPEHDAPQKLLPIPDSLPISPDDGQHADIYKLRIRVRGNLEWAPPRPQIIFNVHPAPTRKIAVAKQNYRCAGCGIRTDPDYIKRLRYCEYLGKYFCQCCHENAQVVIPSRVLRKWDFSKYYVSNFSKDLLIKIWNDPLFNVQDINSALYRKVKLLNQVRLLRIQLYHMKNMFKTCRLAKELLDSFDTVPGHLTEDLHLYSLNDLTATRKGELGPRLAELTRAGAAHVERCMLCQAKGFICEFCQNEEDIIFPFELHKCRTCEECKACYHKACFKSGSCPRCERLQARRELLAKQSLESYMSDYEEEPTEALALEATVLEAT; encoded by the exons GAGGGAGCACTGGCAGTTGCTGGGTAATTTGAAGACTACTGTGGAGGGTTTGGTGTCAGCCAACAGTCCGAACGTCTGGTCCAAGTATGGTGGCCTGGAGCGGCTTTGCAGGGACATGCAGAGCATCCTCTATCATGGGCTCATCCATGACCAG GTGTGTTGCCGCCAGACTGATTACTGGCAGTTTGTGAAGGACATCCGCTGGCTCAGTCCCCACTCAGCCCTTCATGTGGAGAAG TTCATCAGCTTACACGAGAATAGCCAGAGCAGCACTGATGGTGTGAGTGAGCATGCTGTTGCTGAATTGTGGCTGCAGCACAGCTTGCAGTGCCACTGTCTCTCCGCCCAGCTCCGACCACTGCTCGGGGACAAGCAGTATATCAGAAAATTCTACACAG ATACTGCTTTCCTGCTAAGCAACGCCCACGTCACGGCCATGCTCCAGTGCCTGGAAGCAGTTGAACAGAACAACCCCCGCCTCCTGGCTCAGATTGATGCATCTATG TTTGCCAGAAAGCATGAGAGCCCGCTGCTGGTAACAAAGAGCCAGAGCCTGACAGCCCTGCCTGGTTCCACATACACCCCTCCGACCAGCCATGCTCAGCATTCCTACTTTGGGTCCTTCTCTAGCCTCTACCAGTCCGTACCCAACCACGGCTCAG AAAGAAGATCTACTTCCTTTTCACTCTCTGGCCCTCCCCGAAAACCTCAAGAAAGCAGAGAGCACGTCTCACCAGCACAGGATCAAGCCTTCCAAGCCTCCCTGCTTCCAGTCTCTGCATTAGCCAGGGATTCCTCCTCAACCCCAAATGAGATGAGCTCTAGCACTCTGACCAGCCCCCTAGAAGCATCCTTGGTCAGCAGCCAGAATGATTCCCCAAGTGATGCCAGCGAGGGGCCCGAGTACTTGGCCATTGGCAACCTGGACCCCCGAGGCCGGACTGCCAGCTGTCAGAGTCACAGCAGCAATGCTGAGAGCAGCAGCTCCAACTTGTTCTCCTCCAGCAGCTCGCAGAAGCCAGATTCTGCTGCTTCTTCCCTAGGCGAGCAGGAAGGAGACGGGCAGAGCCAGCTGTCCAGCATCCTTCGCAGGTCCAGCTTCTCAGAAGGGCAGACACTCCCTGCCACCAGTGGAACAAAAAAGAGCCACACTCGCTCCCATTCGGATACCAACATTGCCTCCAGAGGAGCCCCAG GAGGCCCCAGGAATATCACCATTATAGTTGAAGATCCCATTGCAG AGGGTGGTCAGTACCTGTGCTCAGGGGAGGGCATGTTCCGAAGACCATCAGAAGGACAGTCCCTCATCAGTTACCTATCGGAGCAAGACTTTGGGAGCTGTGCAGACCTGGAAAAG GAGAATGCCCACTTCAGCATCTCAGAGTCCTTGATTGCTGCCATTGAGCTAATGAAGTGCAACATGATGAGCCAGTGcctagaagaggaggaagaagaggaggaagacagcGATAGAGAGATTCAGGAACTGAAGCAGAAGATCCGCCTTCGTCGCCAGCAGATCCGCACCAAGAACCTGCTCCCCGTGTACCAGGAGACAGAGCATGGAA GCTTTCGGGTCACTTCTAGCAGCTCCCAGTTCAGCTCACGTGATTCAACACAGTTCTCTGACTCCGGCTCTGCTGATGAGGTTGACGAATTTGAAATCCAAG ATGCTGACATCAGAAGGAGCACAGCCTCACACAGCAAATCCTTCACTTCCTCCCAACCCtt CTCCCACTGCTTCCTTCACTCCACATCTGCAGAGGCAGTGGCCATGGGACTCCTGAAGCAGTTCGAAGGCATGCAACTCCCAGCTGCCTCAGAGCTAGAATGGCTAGTTCCAGAGCATGATGCCCCTCAGAAG CTCCTGCCCATCCCAGATTCACTGCCCATCTCACCAGACGACGGGCAGCACGCTGACATCTACAAGCTACGGATTCGTGTTCGTGGCAACCTGGAGTGGGCCCCACCCCGACCTCAGATCATTTTCAATGTTCATCCAGCCCCGAC GAGGAAGATCGCTGTGGCCAAGCAGAATTACCGCTGTGCCGGGTGCGGCATTCGGACTGACCCTG ATTACATCAAGCGGCTCCGGTACTGTGAGTACTTGGGCAAGTACTTCTGCCAGTGCTGCCATGAAAATGCCCAGGTGGTCATCCCCAGCCGCGTTCTGCGCAAGTGGGACTTCAGCAAGTACTATGTCAGCAATTTCTCCAAGGACCTGCTCATCAAGATCTGGAATGACCCTCTCTTCAACGTGCAGGACATCAACAGTGCCCTCTATCGGAAGGTCAAGCTGCTCAACCAAGTCCGG CTGCTGCGGATCCAGCTGTATCACATGAAGAACATGTTCAAGACATGCCGACTGGCCAAAGA GCTTCTGGATTCCTTTGACACAGTTCCCGGCCACCTGACCGAGGATCTCCACCTGTACTCACTGAATGACCTGACTGCAACCAGGAAGGGGGAGTTGGGACCCCGGCTCGCTGAGCTCACCAGGGCAGGGGCTGCCCACGTAGAGCGATGCATG ctcTGCCAAGCCAAGGGCTTCATCTGCGAGTTCTGTCAGAATGAGGAGGACATCATCTTTCCTTTTGAGCTCCATAAGTGCCGGACCTGTGAAG AATGTAAAGCGTGTTACCATAAAGCTTGCTTCAAGTCTGGAAGCTGTCCCCGGTGCGAGCGGCTGCAGGCCCGGCGGGAATTGCTGGCCAAACAGAGCCTGGAGTCTTACATGTCAGACTATGAGGAGGAACCCACTGAAGCCTTGGCCCTCGAGGCCACTGTTCTGGAGGCCACCTGA
- the RUBCN gene encoding run domain Beclin-1-interacting and cysteine-rich domain-containing protein isoform X1, with amino-acid sequence MRPEGAGMDLGGCEERLPEASRREHWQLLGNLKTTVEGLVSANSPNVWSKYGGLERLCRDMQSILYHGLIHDQQVCCRQTDYWQFVKDIRWLSPHSALHVEKFISLHENSQSSTDGVSEHAVAELWLQHSLQCHCLSAQLRPLLGDKQYIRKFYTDTAFLLSNAHVTAMLQCLEAVEQNNPRLLAQIDASMFARKHESPLLVTKSQSLTALPGSTYTPPTSHAQHSYFGSFSSLYQSVPNHGSERRSTSFSLSGPPRKPQESREHVSPAQDQAFQASLLPVSALARDSSSTPNEMSSSTLTSPLEASLVSSQNDSPSDASEGPEYLAIGNLDPRGRTASCQSHSSNAESSSSNLFSSSSSQKPDSAASSLGEQEGDGQSQLSSILRRSSFSEGQTLPATSGTKKSHTRSHSDTNIASRGAPGGPRNITIIVEDPIAESCNDKSKLRGPLPYSGQSSEVSTPSSLYMEYEGGQYLCSGEGMFRRPSEGQSLISYLSEQDFGSCADLEKENAHFSISESLIAAIELMKCNMMSQCLEEEEEEEEDSDREIQELKQKIRLRRQQIRTKNLLPVYQETEHGTGFRVTSSSSQFSSRDSTQFSDSGSADEVDEFEIQDGSEGSNLTHMSKNGLSVSMASMFSDADIRRSTASHSKSFTSSQPFSHCFLHSTSAEAVAMGLLKQFEGMQLPAASELEWLVPEHDAPQKLLPIPDSLPISPDDGQHADIYKLRIRVRGNLEWAPPRPQIIFNVHPAPTRKIAVAKQNYRCAGCGIRTDPDYIKRLRYCEYLGKYFCQCCHENAQVVIPSRVLRKWDFSKYYVSNFSKDLLIKIWNDPLFNVQDINSALYRKVKLLNQVRLLRIQLYHMKNMFKTCRLAKELLDSFDTVPGHLTEDLHLYSLNDLTATRKGELGPRLAELTRAGAAHVERCMLCQAKGFICEFCQNEEDIIFPFELHKCRTCEECKACYHKACFKSGSCPRCERLQARRELLAKQSLESYMSDYEEEPTEALALEATVLEAT; translated from the exons GAGGGAGCACTGGCAGTTGCTGGGTAATTTGAAGACTACTGTGGAGGGTTTGGTGTCAGCCAACAGTCCGAACGTCTGGTCCAAGTATGGTGGCCTGGAGCGGCTTTGCAGGGACATGCAGAGCATCCTCTATCATGGGCTCATCCATGACCAG CAGGTGTGTTGCCGCCAGACTGATTACTGGCAGTTTGTGAAGGACATCCGCTGGCTCAGTCCCCACTCAGCCCTTCATGTGGAGAAG TTCATCAGCTTACACGAGAATAGCCAGAGCAGCACTGATGGTGTGAGTGAGCATGCTGTTGCTGAATTGTGGCTGCAGCACAGCTTGCAGTGCCACTGTCTCTCCGCCCAGCTCCGACCACTGCTCGGGGACAAGCAGTATATCAGAAAATTCTACACAG ATACTGCTTTCCTGCTAAGCAACGCCCACGTCACGGCCATGCTCCAGTGCCTGGAAGCAGTTGAACAGAACAACCCCCGCCTCCTGGCTCAGATTGATGCATCTATG TTTGCCAGAAAGCATGAGAGCCCGCTGCTGGTAACAAAGAGCCAGAGCCTGACAGCCCTGCCTGGTTCCACATACACCCCTCCGACCAGCCATGCTCAGCATTCCTACTTTGGGTCCTTCTCTAGCCTCTACCAGTCCGTACCCAACCACGGCTCAG AAAGAAGATCTACTTCCTTTTCACTCTCTGGCCCTCCCCGAAAACCTCAAGAAAGCAGAGAGCACGTCTCACCAGCACAGGATCAAGCCTTCCAAGCCTCCCTGCTTCCAGTCTCTGCATTAGCCAGGGATTCCTCCTCAACCCCAAATGAGATGAGCTCTAGCACTCTGACCAGCCCCCTAGAAGCATCCTTGGTCAGCAGCCAGAATGATTCCCCAAGTGATGCCAGCGAGGGGCCCGAGTACTTGGCCATTGGCAACCTGGACCCCCGAGGCCGGACTGCCAGCTGTCAGAGTCACAGCAGCAATGCTGAGAGCAGCAGCTCCAACTTGTTCTCCTCCAGCAGCTCGCAGAAGCCAGATTCTGCTGCTTCTTCCCTAGGCGAGCAGGAAGGAGACGGGCAGAGCCAGCTGTCCAGCATCCTTCGCAGGTCCAGCTTCTCAGAAGGGCAGACACTCCCTGCCACCAGTGGAACAAAAAAGAGCCACACTCGCTCCCATTCGGATACCAACATTGCCTCCAGAGGAGCCCCAG GAGGCCCCAGGAATATCACCATTATAGTTGAAGATCCCATTGCAG AATCCTGCAATGATAAGTCGAAGTTGAGAGGCCCCTTGCCTTACTCTGGCCAAAGCAGTGAAGTCAGCACACCCAGCTCTCTGTACATGGAGTATG AGGGTGGTCAGTACCTGTGCTCAGGGGAGGGCATGTTCCGAAGACCATCAGAAGGACAGTCCCTCATCAGTTACCTATCGGAGCAAGACTTTGGGAGCTGTGCAGACCTGGAAAAG GAGAATGCCCACTTCAGCATCTCAGAGTCCTTGATTGCTGCCATTGAGCTAATGAAGTGCAACATGATGAGCCAGTGcctagaagaggaggaagaagaggaggaagacagcGATAGAGAGATTCAGGAACTGAAGCAGAAGATCCGCCTTCGTCGCCAGCAGATCCGCACCAAGAACCTGCTCCCCGTGTACCAGGAGACAGAGCATGGAA caGGCTTTCGGGTCACTTCTAGCAGCTCCCAGTTCAGCTCACGTGATTCAACACAGTTCTCTGACTCCGGCTCTGCTGATGAGGTTGACGAATTTGAAATCCAAG ATGGTAGCGAAGGATCTAACCTGACTCACATGTCAAAGAACGGACTCTCAGTGTCAATGGCCTCGATGTTTTCAG ATGCTGACATCAGAAGGAGCACAGCCTCACACAGCAAATCCTTCACTTCCTCCCAACCCtt CTCCCACTGCTTCCTTCACTCCACATCTGCAGAGGCAGTGGCCATGGGACTCCTGAAGCAGTTCGAAGGCATGCAACTCCCAGCTGCCTCAGAGCTAGAATGGCTAGTTCCAGAGCATGATGCCCCTCAGAAG CTCCTGCCCATCCCAGATTCACTGCCCATCTCACCAGACGACGGGCAGCACGCTGACATCTACAAGCTACGGATTCGTGTTCGTGGCAACCTGGAGTGGGCCCCACCCCGACCTCAGATCATTTTCAATGTTCATCCAGCCCCGAC GAGGAAGATCGCTGTGGCCAAGCAGAATTACCGCTGTGCCGGGTGCGGCATTCGGACTGACCCTG ATTACATCAAGCGGCTCCGGTACTGTGAGTACTTGGGCAAGTACTTCTGCCAGTGCTGCCATGAAAATGCCCAGGTGGTCATCCCCAGCCGCGTTCTGCGCAAGTGGGACTTCAGCAAGTACTATGTCAGCAATTTCTCCAAGGACCTGCTCATCAAGATCTGGAATGACCCTCTCTTCAACGTGCAGGACATCAACAGTGCCCTCTATCGGAAGGTCAAGCTGCTCAACCAAGTCCGG CTGCTGCGGATCCAGCTGTATCACATGAAGAACATGTTCAAGACATGCCGACTGGCCAAAGA GCTTCTGGATTCCTTTGACACAGTTCCCGGCCACCTGACCGAGGATCTCCACCTGTACTCACTGAATGACCTGACTGCAACCAGGAAGGGGGAGTTGGGACCCCGGCTCGCTGAGCTCACCAGGGCAGGGGCTGCCCACGTAGAGCGATGCATG ctcTGCCAAGCCAAGGGCTTCATCTGCGAGTTCTGTCAGAATGAGGAGGACATCATCTTTCCTTTTGAGCTCCATAAGTGCCGGACCTGTGAAG AATGTAAAGCGTGTTACCATAAAGCTTGCTTCAAGTCTGGAAGCTGTCCCCGGTGCGAGCGGCTGCAGGCCCGGCGGGAATTGCTGGCCAAACAGAGCCTGGAGTCTTACATGTCAGACTATGAGGAGGAACCCACTGAAGCCTTGGCCCTCGAGGCCACTGTTCTGGAGGCCACCTGA